A stretch of Leptospira terpstrae serovar Hualin str. LT 11-33 = ATCC 700639 DNA encodes these proteins:
- a CDS encoding helix-turn-helix domain-containing protein, with product MRSLKKHLDTKLKNKSFKEKFEEEKELVSISIELQALREKKGLSQSDLAKKAHVTQQQLSKIENGVNCNLATFLKVCHALDLEISIKNRKLSA from the coding sequence AACATTTAGATACTAAGTTAAAAAACAAATCTTTTAAGGAAAAATTTGAGGAAGAAAAGGAACTTGTTAGTATCTCTATTGAACTTCAAGCTTTGAGGGAAAAAAAAGGCTTATCACAATCTGATTTAGCTAAAAAAGCTCATGTTACTCAGCAACAACTTTCTAAGATTGAAAACGGCGTGAATTGTAACTTGGCTACTTTTCTAAAAGTATGCCATGCATTGGATTTAGAAATTTCCATTAAAAACAGAAAGCTTTCCGCTTAG